The Nocardioides campestrisoli genome includes a window with the following:
- a CDS encoding GNAT family N-acetyltransferase — MQIRPADFDDPALGMFLQQHLDEMAPTAPAESRHALPLDGLRAPGVRLRVAYDDSGSIVATGALAALAPDHEELKSMRTDPRRRGQGVAGQVLAHLLADARARDVARVSLETGSMDFFAPARALYRKAGFVPCGPFGSYREDPHSVFLTLLL, encoded by the coding sequence GTGCAGATCCGGCCAGCAGACTTCGACGACCCCGCGCTCGGGATGTTCCTCCAGCAGCACCTGGACGAGATGGCGCCCACCGCCCCGGCCGAGAGCCGGCACGCGCTCCCCCTCGACGGGCTTCGAGCGCCTGGGGTCCGGCTCCGGGTGGCGTACGACGACTCCGGCTCGATCGTGGCGACCGGCGCCCTCGCGGCGCTGGCACCGGACCACGAGGAGCTCAAGAGCATGCGCACCGATCCTCGGCGCCGGGGTCAGGGGGTCGCCGGGCAGGTGCTGGCTCACCTGCTCGCCGACGCTCGAGCGCGCGACGTCGCGCGGGTCTCCCTGGAGACGGGCAGCATGGACTTCTTCGCCCCCGCGCGGGCGCTGTACCGCAAGGCCGGGTTCGTGCCGTGCGGTCCCTTCGGGAGCTACCGGGAGGATCCGCACAGCGTCTTTCTGACGCTGCTCCTGTGA
- a CDS encoding FlgD immunoglobulin-like domain containing protein → MNARGLGRKAAALAAALVTTVLVTTALGGPVAAATSSGAPAPQGQEPRMLAERLTFSPNGDGVRDRLAVRFRLPVATTVQIRVEAGDDEITPFTVALGRRPAGRHTWTWNGRTPQGRLVPHGSYRIGVVTPQGRDDAFASVDLEFDAYLGVRDRYGAKKDAVAKVYPRSVEVRDRLVLDAGGWSDGMKRAVLTFRDADGKVALRRTIRFRPKWFTELVWEGRDARGVPLRPGRYFATLSGTDGLGNRGATKPLKLWVSQDSLVWREESRTMPAQEAWSPACFGSSWPECGLFLPQGEVTPSVRFPGGLTHRADPDPDIVGAAESSYFVAVPEAVRGLDAVRVAFAGEPTNPGETDRGHLAVHYPRTDATVVSSSSTAQTTWDEDPVYGDGQAWDPRDRRLPPTAWWVFWTEGDDAFDVATFTLDLRYLAVEKKK, encoded by the coding sequence ATGAACGCACGGGGGTTGGGACGGAAGGCGGCGGCGCTGGCCGCGGCGCTGGTGACGACGGTGCTGGTGACGACGGCGCTGGGGGGACCGGTCGCCGCGGCGACCTCGTCCGGGGCCCCGGCTCCGCAGGGTCAGGAGCCACGGATGCTCGCGGAGCGCCTGACGTTCTCGCCCAACGGCGACGGGGTCCGCGACCGGCTCGCCGTCCGGTTCCGGCTGCCCGTCGCCACCACGGTGCAGATCCGGGTGGAGGCGGGCGACGACGAGATCACGCCCTTCACCGTCGCGCTCGGGCGGCGGCCGGCGGGCCGCCACACCTGGACGTGGAACGGGCGGACTCCGCAGGGCCGGCTGGTGCCGCACGGGTCCTACCGGATCGGCGTGGTCACGCCGCAGGGTCGCGACGACGCCTTCGCCTCGGTCGATCTCGAGTTCGACGCCTACCTCGGCGTCCGGGACCGGTACGGCGCGAAGAAGGACGCGGTGGCCAAGGTCTACCCGCGTTCGGTCGAGGTCCGCGACCGGCTGGTGCTGGATGCCGGCGGGTGGAGCGACGGCATGAAACGCGCGGTCCTGACCTTCCGCGACGCCGACGGCAAGGTCGCGCTGCGACGCACGATCCGGTTCCGACCGAAGTGGTTCACCGAGTTGGTGTGGGAGGGGCGCGACGCCCGCGGGGTCCCGCTGCGGCCCGGGCGCTACTTCGCCACCCTGTCGGGCACAGACGGCCTCGGCAACCGGGGTGCCACCAAGCCGCTGAAGCTCTGGGTCTCCCAGGACTCGCTGGTGTGGCGGGAGGAGAGCCGGACGATGCCCGCGCAGGAGGCGTGGTCGCCGGCCTGCTTCGGCAGCTCATGGCCGGAGTGTGGGCTGTTCCTCCCGCAGGGAGAGGTGACGCCCAGCGTCCGGTTCCCCGGCGGGCTGACCCACCGGGCCGACCCCGACCCCGACATCGTCGGAGCGGCGGAGTCCAGCTACTTCGTCGCGGTGCCGGAGGCGGTGCGCGGGCTGGACGCCGTCCGGGTCGCCTTCGCCGGGGAGCCGACCAACCCCGGCGAGACCGACCGCGGGCATCTCGCCGTCCACTACCCCCGGACGGACGCCACCGTGGTCTCCTCCAGCAGCACGGCGCAGACCACGTGGGACGAGGACCCGGTCTACGGTGACGGCCAGGCGTGGGACCCCCGCGACCGACGGCTGCCGCCCACCGCCTGGTGGGTGTTCTGGACCGAGGGGGACGACGCCTTCGACGTCGCCACCTTCACCCTGGACCTGCGCTACCTGGCCGTCGAGAAGAAGAAGTAG
- a CDS encoding S8 family peptidase, whose product MALRPMRRRMPALALATSGVLAAALVSMTGATAAPTAANEPGSTPVPISTPDGVVSSYLLNARNANPGHTKQLERAVEKAGGVVVQSWPQIGVVVAHADVSSFRADVAKAAGNKLESVGATRTVPVAEGTPSELSVSWGPGASGYKKEAKKPANGDIGSEATVATVADPRENEQWDLQMIKADQAHRITEGNRNVLVGVLDSGIDPDHPDLVANTDASESVNCTDAGRPDTSATGWHPTTSDHGTHVAGTIAAARNGVGIVGVAPGVRMASVKVVSDAGYIYPEYAVCGFVWAGQRKMDVTNNSYYVDPFQFWCGDQPDQYAAMEAVRRAVEWSTDRGVVHAAAAGNSSYDLSNKTIDTSAPNDSTPITRTLNDTCKKVPGEFDGVVTVSSVQRFPAGTMDSRLSSFSNRGLGSIDVAAPGSAILSTIVRDNGYGTKSGTSMASPHVAGVLALMKSAHPGLTPAQMIDRLRAQADDKPCGTTTAGAPCVGTDADNSYFGEGMVDALDAVS is encoded by the coding sequence ATGGCCCTTCGGCCCATGCGGCGACGCATGCCTGCGCTCGCCCTCGCCACCTCCGGCGTCCTCGCCGCCGCGCTCGTCTCGATGACCGGCGCGACCGCCGCCCCCACCGCCGCGAACGAGCCCGGCTCGACGCCGGTGCCGATCAGCACTCCCGACGGCGTGGTCTCCAGCTATCTGCTCAACGCCCGCAACGCCAACCCCGGTCACACCAAGCAGCTCGAGCGCGCGGTGGAGAAGGCCGGCGGGGTCGTCGTCCAGAGCTGGCCGCAGATCGGGGTCGTCGTCGCGCACGCCGACGTCTCCTCGTTCCGCGCCGACGTGGCCAAGGCCGCGGGCAACAAGCTGGAGTCCGTGGGCGCGACCCGCACCGTCCCGGTCGCCGAGGGCACCCCGTCCGAGCTCAGCGTGAGCTGGGGCCCGGGCGCGTCCGGCTACAAGAAGGAGGCGAAGAAGCCCGCCAACGGCGACATCGGCTCCGAGGCGACCGTGGCCACGGTCGCCGACCCGCGTGAGAACGAGCAGTGGGACCTGCAGATGATCAAGGCCGACCAGGCCCACCGGATCACCGAGGGCAACCGCAACGTGCTCGTCGGCGTGCTCGACTCCGGCATCGACCCCGACCACCCCGACCTCGTCGCCAACACCGACGCGAGCGAGTCGGTCAACTGCACCGACGCGGGCCGCCCCGACACCTCCGCCACCGGCTGGCACCCGACCACCAGCGACCACGGCACCCACGTCGCCGGCACCATCGCCGCCGCCCGCAACGGCGTCGGCATCGTCGGCGTCGCGCCAGGAGTGCGGATGGCCTCGGTCAAGGTCGTCAGCGACGCCGGCTACATCTACCCCGAGTACGCCGTCTGCGGCTTCGTCTGGGCCGGCCAGCGGAAGATGGACGTCACCAACAACAGCTACTACGTCGACCCGTTCCAGTTCTGGTGCGGCGACCAGCCCGACCAGTACGCCGCGATGGAGGCCGTCCGGCGCGCCGTCGAGTGGTCGACCGACCGGGGCGTCGTGCACGCCGCGGCCGCCGGCAACTCGTCGTACGACCTGTCGAACAAGACCATCGACACCAGCGCGCCCAACGACAGCACCCCGATCACCCGGACGCTCAACGACACCTGCAAGAAGGTGCCGGGCGAGTTCGACGGCGTCGTCACCGTCTCGTCGGTGCAGCGGTTCCCGGCCGGCACGATGGACAGCCGCCTGTCCAGCTTCTCCAACCGCGGCCTCGGCTCGATCGACGTGGCCGCTCCCGGCTCGGCCATCCTCTCCACGATCGTGCGCGACAACGGCTACGGCACCAAGAGCGGCACCTCGATGGCCTCCCCGCACGTCGCCGGGGTGCTGGCCCTGATGAAGTCCGCCCACCCCGGGCTGACGCCGGCGCAGATGATCGACCGGCTGCGCGCGCAGGCCGACGACAAGCCGTGCGGCACCACCACCGCCGGTGCGCCGTGCGTCGGCACCGATGCGGACAACAGCTACTTCGGTGAGGGCATGGTCGACGCCCTCGACGCGGTGAGCTGA
- a CDS encoding YciI family protein, whose product MGFVQMDPTKDVDPPEALMKAMEEHIAKAVAAGVFLDGGGLDGGQECTEVRLAGGKVTTTDGPYAEAKEIVGGYSVLEFRDHAEAVEEARRLVELHQQHWPGWEGSVVVRRIWDAPPPQA is encoded by the coding sequence ATGGGATTCGTACAGATGGACCCGACCAAGGACGTCGACCCGCCCGAGGCCCTGATGAAGGCCATGGAGGAGCACATCGCCAAGGCGGTCGCCGCCGGGGTCTTCCTCGACGGCGGCGGGCTCGACGGCGGCCAGGAGTGCACCGAGGTACGCCTGGCCGGCGGCAAGGTCACCACCACCGACGGCCCGTACGCCGAGGCGAAGGAGATCGTCGGCGGCTACTCCGTCCTGGAGTTCCGCGACCACGCCGAGGCCGTCGAGGAGGCGCGACGTCTCGTCGAGCTGCACCAGCAGCACTGGCCCGGGTGGGAGGGCTCGGTCGTCGTACGCCGGATCTGGGACGCGCCGCCCCCGCAGGCCTGA
- a CDS encoding cupin domain-containing protein, whose amino-acid sequence MSLDPTATNPDQYKVIFENERVRVLEYVDQPGTVTTPHAHPDSVMYTLSSFRRRLVRGDLQRDVELHEGAVSWLPAQQHHGENIGDTPTHAIFVELKDSAEPSAEGEVGPSL is encoded by the coding sequence ATGAGCCTCGATCCGACCGCAACCAACCCCGACCAGTACAAGGTCATCTTCGAGAACGAACGCGTCCGAGTGCTCGAGTACGTCGACCAGCCGGGCACCGTCACCACTCCGCACGCCCACCCGGACAGCGTGATGTACACGCTGTCCTCGTTCCGCCGGCGACTCGTCCGGGGAGATTTGCAGCGCGACGTGGAGCTTCACGAAGGCGCGGTCTCCTGGCTTCCCGCCCAGCAGCACCACGGCGAGAACATCGGAGATACCCCCACGCACGCGATCTTCGTCGAGCTCAAGGACTCCGCCGAGCCGAGCGCGGAGGGGGAGGTCGGACCCAGCCTGTGA
- a CDS encoding alpha/beta fold hydrolase: MFDGFELRDVTVAPGIDLRVRAGGRGPAVVLLHGHPRTHTTWYAVAPRLRDAGFTVVCPDLRGYGHSAKPEPDPEHQVYCDRAMAGDVVSLMTQLGHDRFAVVGHDRGSYVAFRAALDHPERVASLAVLDGVPIVEALERTDAGFAEAWWHWFFFAASPHAERVVTADPLAWYRPDATAMGAENHADLVDALQDPATVMAMIEDYRAGLHVDRGHDEQARAQGRRVECRTLVGWSRHDDMGQLYGDPAAVWEPWCRLPVESAVIDSGHHMAEEAPEQLATLLVEHLRPTVPHGPMDTGAEFASDP, from the coding sequence ATGTTCGACGGCTTCGAGCTCCGCGACGTCACCGTCGCGCCCGGCATCGACCTGCGTGTCCGTGCCGGCGGTCGCGGCCCGGCGGTCGTGCTGCTGCACGGGCACCCGCGCACCCACACCACCTGGTACGCGGTCGCGCCCCGGCTCAGGGACGCCGGCTTCACGGTGGTCTGTCCCGACCTGCGCGGCTACGGCCACTCCGCCAAGCCCGAGCCCGACCCGGAGCACCAGGTCTACTGCGACCGGGCGATGGCCGGCGACGTCGTCTCGCTGATGACGCAGCTGGGGCACGACCGGTTCGCCGTGGTCGGCCACGACCGCGGCAGCTACGTCGCGTTCCGGGCTGCGCTCGACCACCCGGAGCGCGTCGCCTCCCTGGCCGTGCTGGACGGCGTCCCGATCGTGGAGGCCCTGGAGCGGACCGACGCCGGGTTCGCCGAGGCGTGGTGGCACTGGTTCTTCTTCGCCGCCTCCCCGCACGCCGAGCGGGTGGTGACCGCCGATCCGCTCGCCTGGTACCGCCCCGACGCCACCGCGATGGGCGCCGAGAACCACGCCGACCTGGTGGACGCCCTGCAGGATCCGGCCACCGTGATGGCGATGATCGAGGACTACCGGGCCGGGCTGCACGTCGACCGCGGCCACGACGAGCAGGCGCGGGCGCAGGGACGGCGGGTCGAGTGCCGCACCCTCGTCGGCTGGTCGCGGCACGACGACATGGGCCAGCTCTACGGGGACCCGGCGGCCGTCTGGGAGCCCTGGTGCCGGCTGCCGGTCGAGTCGGCGGTGATCGACTCCGGGCACCACATGGCCGAGGAGGCACCCGAGCAGCTCGCGACCTTGCTGGTGGAGCACCTGCGACCCACCGTGCCACACGGACCCATGGACACCGGTGCGGAGTTCGCGTCGGATCCCTAG